CGTCAGCAGGAGGGTAGGGCCGAGCGGGAGCGCCCCGGGAACCCAATTCCACGAGCTCATCCTCGCCGCGGCCAAGAGCGGCTCCACACCCAAGACCAGGGGGTGGACGGAGAACCCCATCAACCAAGCGCCTCCCAACGGCCAAATGGATGAGAGCGCTTGGCCCACCAGCATCAGCGGGAAGACAAGCGATCCAACGAGCGGCACCACGACCAGGTTCAACGGGATCGACCACCACGAGAAGAACCCAAAATGCGCGACGAGCGGCGCAAGAGTGGCCACCGACGCGGCCAGAGAGATGCCTACAAAGAGCCCAAATGCCTTGAGCCGTTTCGTGGGCTTTGTGTCCAGGCGTCTCGATTCTAAGAATGAGGGCCGATAGTGGTTGAAGAGGAGGATTCCAAACGTTGCGCAAAAGCTCAGTTGGAAGCCGATGTCCATGGATGCGGTGGGTTCGAGCACCAAGACGAGCAAGGCTGCTGACCCAATCAAATGAAATGGGCAAATCTTTCGAATCCGCAATGATGCTGCGCCGAGCATAAACACCCCGACGCTCGCTCTCTGAGCGGAGACGGGCGCCCCTACGAAGACTACGTACGAAAGGCATGCAAGGCACACAAACGCAGCTGCGAGAGGTTTTGCGCCCACACGCCTTGAAAGAATCGTAGAGCGACGGATGAGGCCCACGAAGACGAACCAAGCGAGCCCGGCTACTACGCCAAAATGAAGGCCTGAGATCGCAAGGATATGAGAGGTTCCGGTATCCGCATAAGCCTGCATGACGCGGTCATCCATCCATGCCTTGTTGCCTGTGGTGAGAGCCACCACAAGTCCTGCCCACGGCGACTCGAGTGAGTTCACAATGCGCCGCTCCGTGTCGAATCGACGCGCCGAAATGACACGCGCAAAGAGGTCAAGTGGGCCAGGTTGATCACTTAAGGCCACCCACTCCTTGATCACTCCTCTGCCAACCACACCTCGTCTGTGCATGAGCGCGCGATAGTCAGTAGCCCACGGCGTGGAAGGTCTGAGGAAATCTTGCATGACCCCACAAGCTCGAACTCTCATGCCGGGTTCCGGCCCTTCATGTGTGTGGATTTCCCCCGTTTCATCGGATCTAAAAACGAGGCGCCATTCACCATGCTGATCCCGCAAATTCGCCACGTATCCATAGGCTGTTTGACGCACCTGTCCGTTTATCTCGCCTTCCAAGCAGGTCTCCCATTTTTGGTGCAGCATCGAACGTACCGGGGCGGCGCCAACGTCCCGCTGGTCCGCGAGATTTAAGCTAATCATTGCCCCCAAAATCCCCACGAAAGCCGGTGCGAGTTGCCGGACTTTTTCGACCCTACACGCCGCGCCAAGTGCAGTGATTGCGAGGGCTGACGCTACCCAGGCATAGTCCGGCCCGGGCGGCATTCGAACGAACACCACAGACGAGAACACCCAGGCGGCACAGAATTGTACCCATGGCATGGAGTACCAACGCAAACAGACCTCCTCCTCCTTATTTTCGGACGATTTGCTCAGGTGTTGAGGATTTTTTTCACTTTTTCCCACAAGTTTTCCACAGCCCCTGTGGAATCCTCGGTTTGTCCGTTTTTTGTCACACAAATGTAACGGGCTGGGGTGTAGTCTATGTTTTTCAACGCCTTACGGGTTTTCTTGCTGCCTCGGATTATGGCAAGGCCGTGTAAAACATGAGGAAACATGCGCATCTGGGCAAAGCCTGTGAAAAAGATTGTGGAAAACTTTTTTGACCTAAATTTGCTCTGAATAGGGGATGTGAGTTGACGGAAGGGATTCGGTCCCTAATATTGCCCCACCTTTACGTGCGGGTACGTGCTATGTGTGCACGGGAAACTCATCGGGACCGATTCCATGCTTAAGATTGTTCAGAAGATTTTTGGTAGCTCTAATGACCGCTTTCTCGCGAAAGTACAACCCGATGTCCAGTACATCGCTTCATTGGAGCCTGAACTTCAGAAGCTAAGCGACGAGCAACTCCGGGCCAAAACCGCGGCGTTCAGGACAAAACTCGATAACGGCGCCAAGCTCGACGATATCCTCCACGAGGCATTCGCCGTGGTCCGTGAGGCCTCGCGCAGAACGCTGCTAATGCGCCATTACGATGTGCAGATGATCGGCGGCATGGTGCTCCATCAAGGCAAGATTGCCGAGATGAAGACCGGTGAAGGTAAGACCCTTGTGGCCACCTCTCCGCTTTACCTCAACGCCCTCGCCGGCAAAGGCGCGCACCTCGTGACGGTCAACGATTACCTCGCCAAACGCGATGCCGAGTGGATGGGAACCATCTACCGCTTCCTTGGGATGACCGTTGGTACCGTGATTGGGGATATGGACGAGTCGTCCAAAAAGCAGGCTTACGGCTCTGATATCACCTACGGAACGAATAATGAGTTCGGCTTCGATTATCTGCGCGATAATATGAAGTATGACCTCAACCAGTACGTTCAGCGCGACCCCTTCTTCGCTATTGTCGATGAGGTTGACTCCATTTTGATCGATGAGGCTAGAACGCCTCTGATCATCAGCGGTAGCGCCGGTCTCTCCACTGAGTTGCCGGTCAAGGTCAACCAGTTCATTCCGTCACTCAAGAAGGATGAGGACTATCTCGTGGACGAGGAGCATCGCTCCGTGTCGCTCACAGATATTGGCGTTGAGAAGATCGAAGAGAAGATGAACATTCCGAATCTCTACGATCCGAATAACGTCGAGTTGGTCCATGCCGTTGTAAAGGCGCTGCAGGCACATACCCTCTATAAGAAAGATGACCGCTATATCGTCAAAGAAGGCGAGGTCATTATTGTGGACGAGTTCACGGGTCGCCCGATGCCGGGCAGGCGTTGGTCTGACGGCCTCCACCAGGCAGTCGAGGCCAAAGAAGGCCTGAAAGTCCAAGATGAGAATCAAACGCTTGCGACCGTTACATTCCAGAACTACTTCCGAATGTACGACAAGCTCTCAGGCATGACCGGTACGGCTCTGACTGAGGCCGAAGAATTCCACAAAATCTACGAGCTCGGCGTGATTGCGGTGCCTACCAATCGCCCGATCCAGCGTATCGACGAAGAAGACGTGGTCTACCGAAGCTACCGCGAAAAGTTCAACGCCATCGTTGAGCAAATCGTGGAGTGCAACAAGATTGGCCAGCCTGTGCTCGTAGGTACCACCAGCGTTGAGAAGTCGGAGGCGATCTCGGCCGTGCTCAAGAAGCGTGGAATCGACCACAGTATCCTCAACGCTAAACAACATGGCAAAGAGGCAGGAATTGTGGCTCAGGCTGGTCGTTTTGGTCGCGTGACCATCGCCACCAACATGGCCGGTCGTGGTACGGATATCTTGCTCGGCGGAAGTCCTGAAGGACTCGCCGAAGAAGAAGCCGGCGCCCAAGATGTGCCGGTGGAAGCCTGGGGCGAGCAGAAAGTCGCGTACTATACCGAAGAGTACAAAGAGGCGCTGGCCAAGTACGAAGAGATTTGCGGAGAGGAGCGCGAAAAGGTGCTCGGTGCTGGCGGGTTGATGATTATTGGCACGGAGCGGCACGAATCGCGCCGAATCGACAACCAGCTTCGTGGTCGCGCTGGTCGCCAGGGTGACGTGGGACGAAGCCGTTTCTTCCTCTCCTTGGAGGACGACCTGCTCAGGCTTTTTGGTGCAGACCGAATCGCCAAGATCATGGATACCTTGAAGATGGAAGAGGGTGTGCCGATTGAGCACCCCATGGTCACGAAAAGCCTCGAAAACGCACAACGAAAAGTTGAAGGCCGTAACTTCGATATTCGCAAGAATATCCTCGAGTACGATGACGTGATGGACACCCAGCGTAAGTCCATCTACGCCCTGCGTAGGAACGTGCTCAAGGGCAAGGACGACAAGGGGCGTGGCGTTCGCGAAATGACACTCGACCTCTTCGAAGAGATTGCACTCGCGACCCTCGACTCGTACGCATCAAGGGCGCTCCGCCAAGACGAGTGGGACCTTGAAGGGCTTGAAGTGGCTTTGCGCGACGTGTTTGGCCTTGAGATGACCCTCGACACGACCATCGGAAGAGACGGGCTTGAGCGACAAGTCTGGAAAGAGATTCGAGCCATCTTCCAAGAGAAAGAGGACATGACGGCTGCTGTGGCCAAAACCCTAAACGAAAGAGCTCAGGCGCAGCAGGCTGAAGTGGATGCTGGCGGCGACTGGGCAGGGGAAGAGGTCAAAGAAGTGACCGGTCGCGAGATATTCGAAGAGCAGGTACAAAATCAGTTCCTCCGCTCTATCGACCGCTACTGGCGCCAGCACCTCCAGCAGATGGAACAGCTCCGTGACGGTGTCGGTATGCGTGGTTACGCGCAGAAAGACCCCAAGCAGGAGTACAAGAAAGAGGGCTACAACCTCTTCGTGGCTCTTCTGGCCAATATTAAGACCAGCGTGGTCCGCTTTGTGTCTCAATTCCAGATTGAGTCGCCCGCATCTCTTGCACCACCTCCGGCCCATAACGTGCCGAAGAAAATCGTTCTCAACCGTCAAGATTCGGAGACCGAAGCGGCCGAAGAGGCTCGTAAGTTCCGTCGAGAGCTTCCAAAAATCGGTCGAAACGATCCGTGTCCATGTGGCAGTGGTAAGAAGTACAAAAACTGCCATATGAACTCGGAGAAGTCGGAAGAGGATGAAGCTCAAGCCTCATGAAGGTCTTTGTTCAAAACCTCAAATGTCTGGCTAAACACGGCGTCTATGAAGAAGAGCGTATCGAAGGACGCGCCTTCGAAATCGACCTCGCTGCCTGGGTGCCCGATCCCTCTGAGCGAGACGCTCTGAGCGCCACTCTTGACTACCGGCAGCTCGCCCAAATCATCATGAAAGCCATGGAAGGACCGAGTGTTCATCTGGTGGAAACCCTCGCGGAAGACATCTTGCGGAATGTGTTTGAGATAGACTCTGTTTCAAAGGCTGAAGTGACGATTCGAAAGCGTGCCACTGGGGTTCCGGGAGAGCCGGAATTCGTGGGCGTTTCACTTGCGCAAGAGAGGAACTCCTAGACATGTTCTACGATCCAAGTGGTTGGAAGGTGGGCTCGCTTGCCGGCGTGGATATCTCGATATCTTTTGGCTACATTTTTCTCTTGATGTTCTACATCGTGATGAATGGGGTCAGGGCGGGGATTCTCTTTGCCGCTGCCGTGACGCTTTCGCTCCTCATCCACGAGATGGGACATGCGGTGGTCGCCAAGTACTACAAGCTACGCCCCTCGGTCTTGCTACACGGCTTTGGAGGGCTTTGTTTTCACGATGTGGCGAAATCCGACCGAGACGATGCGCTGATCGTGCTCGCTGGCCCCATCATCGAGATCATCTTCGGCGCGCTAGCATTTGCACTTCTGGCCGTTGTTCCCTTGACCGGCGCACTCAACCAGTTTGTCTACCTCTTTGGGTTTGTGAGTATCTTCTGGGGCGCCATCAATCTCTTCCTTCCTCTTTGGCCATTGGACGGGGGAAAGCTCTTGAATCTGATCATGCGACGATTCACGAACGACGCCCGCGCACAAGATCTTTCGCTCAAAGTCAGCGTTACCGTGGCCATCCCGATCGGGGTTCTGGCCCTGATCAACGGTCAGTTCTTCATCACGCTTCTGATCTTTTTCATCATTCTGGACAATATCAACACCCTCAAGAGTGGTGCCGATATCGTGGGAAGGCGCTCCACGCCTAAGGTTTCGAGCTTTGCCAAAGAATTGCTCGCGAACGCCGAGAAGGCCCTGGAAGAAGGGGATTTCCGTGAGGCGTACCGCACTTGCCATCAGATTCGCTCAAATGGAGACGTACTTAGCGATTCCATGCAGACCCGAATTTGGGAAATTTTGGCGCTCACGGCCTACCAACTCGAAGAGTATGAAGAGGCTGAAGGTTGGCTCAAACGCGCTCCGAATTCCTCGGCGCTAAAAGAAGTGCGTTTGCAGCTCGAATCTAGGGCTTGATTCACTTGCTTATAGAGGGGGGATGGGCAATAGTCGGCCCCACAATCTTTTAGAAGAATCGTGGGATGCCTATGAATTCCAAATTTATGATGAGCGCGTTTTGCGCATTGGTTGGCCTTCCGCTCTCCCTGAGCGCACAAGGCCTTGCGACCTCGGACCGTGTCACGACTGCGCCCGTGGAAAACCCTGAGTTCTTCGAGCTCGACGCGAACTACTCGTTCTTTGTGCAGAACGGCGATCTGCCCGGTTTTTCCGCGAGTGACGAGTCCAGTGCATTCTCGCTCTATCAGAGGGCTAGAGTGGGTGGCGCTCTCAACTGGAGCACCCTCAAACTCAAAGTGGAACTCGATGGTGTGACCGGTAAACTCTACGGGGACGATATCCCAGAAGTTCCTGAGCTGGTCAGGACCCAAGCACGCCAGTTTACCAATCTGGACGAGAATTGGGTGGATCCTAGAGAGATCTACGTCACATGGAGTCCGGGACTCGCGGAAGTTCGACTGGGCCTGATGACCAGCGATTTTGGCCTTGGCCTCGTTGCCGACGATGGCCGAGACGAAGACTGGAAGCTCTTCAATAATAAGTGGGGCGGCGATCGCGGCGTGAGGCTCCTGGTGGCTACCAAGCCACTCGCGGCCTTTGCGACTTCGAGAACCATGAAGAATGTCTACCTCGGCCTCGGCGCGGATGTGGTCTTCCAAGATGATAACGCCAATTTCATCGATGGTGACCGTGCGCTGCAATTCATCGGGACCATTTTTTACCGAGATACAAATCCCGCAAACCACGATGATACCGAGTTCCTCGGCGTGTACGCGGCGTATCGTCAGCAGACTGACCGTGAAGTGCGCGACGTCACCCCTGAAGACGAGCTCAACGTGCTCGCCCTTGATATCTCGGGGTCAAAGTCTTGGACGGCGGACGACCTCTGGATTAGCCTTGGCGCCGAAGCGGCACTACTTTCCGGCGACACCACAAGGACGTACACACAATCGGGTGAAACCAGCACGAGTTTGCTCGCGCTCGGTGCCGCAGCTGAGGCGCAACTCACATGGAAGCCAGCAAACGTTTCGTTGAAGATGCTCTCCGGCTATGCGTCCGGCGATGCCAACCTCGATGACGACACCGTCTACAGATTCCGCTTCGACCCCAACTACAAAGTGGGTCTGGTCCTCTTCGACCAGTATATCCCAGCTGTGACGCGTGAGTCTTACGAGCGAGTCACCGACCCGACGCGCTCGGGAGAACCCCAGCGTGGTGTCTTTGGTTTGGTCAATGATGGTGCCATTGAAAACGCGGTCTACCTAAACCCGCAGCTCCTCTTTGGACGCCCAAACGGGTTGATGACCGGCGTGGGCCTGCTCTGGGCGTGGTCTGCCGAGCCCTTCTACGATCCATATTCGACCTTCGCGAGCGGCGGTACGCCAACCGGTATCAACGGGCGTTCCGAGGCGACCCGTGACCTTGGACTCGAGGTCGATGTGGCGGCCCAGTACAGGTACAAGATCGTATCTGACCTGACTCTAGACCTCAAAGCCGAGTACGGAATCTTCTTCCCGGGTACAGCTTTTGACGACGCGCAGGGCAATTCCGCAGCTGCACAGAGTCTGGTCCGCGCACGCGTCGGCCTCTCGTGGTGAGGTACTCTATGAATAAGCGACTTCTCCTTGCGTTCCCGCTCATTGCTTTTGGTTGTCTTGAGACGAATGAGACCGCCAAAGGCTTGCGTGTGGCCGCCGATAACGGTGGCTCCCAGGTTGTTTTCGACGTTGATGCACGGCCACTTCCGGAAATCCCTTTCCCGAACGATGTCGCGATGATCGTTGACCCGAGCATGCCTACAGGCCTGCGACTCAACGTTTCCATGATCGCTCCAACCGAGCTCGAGTCTGAGATCCGCGGAAAGGCGAATAAGCTCGATGGTTTCGGCACTTTCGGCCCGATTACCGTGGAGTTCACGCGTCCACTCAATCTCCAAAATATCATCGATCGGCATCGCGAGCCCGCACCGGATCTGACCAATGACGCGGTCTATCTCGTGAACGTGGACCCCGATAGCCCCGAGTTTGGGCGATTCGAAGTGCTCGACCTCGGTTCCGGAAACTATCCGGTGACCATGAAGAACCCCGCCAAATACTTCGATTTTGATAATCGAGTCATGGGGTCCAACCTCGTGTTCGAGTCCGTGCAAGAGGTGGATTCGAATGGCAATGGAGTGCTCGATCCTATTGAGGATACTGACGATGACGGCGTTTGGGATACCCCAAATGTTCTGAGCGCCGGTGGAGATCCTCTTGAGCCGGGACAAATGCTCGAGTTCTATGAGCGCGAGACCAACACGCTCATCATCCGAACCCTGGATGTATTGAGACCCGCAACCCGCTACGCCGTGGTCTTAACCTCGGCGCTCCTCGACGAAGATGGCAATCCCATCAATTCGCCGTTTAAGTACATCAATCACACACGCCAAACCTCGGATCTAGAGCCTTTGCGCCAGATCCTGCCCGAGGCGTTTCCAGGGCGATTTGATAAGAACTTGGAGCATGTTCGCTTCGCGTGGACGTTTACCACTCAGTCCTCGACGCGCGAGCTCGAGGCTATTCGAGCCGGACTCTATGGTCATGGCCCGCTCTCGTGGCTCACTGAGGACTTCCCGGCCGAGATGAATATCATTCACACGATGCGCGCCGAGCCTGAAGAAGGTGAGTCGAAGCTCGTTACCAAGATCCCGAGAATCGCCATTCAGGCGATCATTGAGGCGCTCGCGGACGACCTCTCTCCGGAAGGAAAAGAGGCGATGATCTCCTCGTTTGATAACGTGGATTATTTCATCTCCGGCAGCATGGTGACCCCGTATTTCCTGGTGGACCGTGACGGACTCTGGGGAACCCCGGATGAAATCGCTGAGCGCCGCAACATGTTCGATGACGACGAATCCTTTGATATCGACGTCAACAACGGGCGGGCCGCGGTCGGCAAAGACCTCCTGAGTTTTTGGTGTTCGATCCCCAAAGAAACAGAAGCCCGAAAGCCTCCGTTCCCCGTGGTGATCTACGGTCACGGATACGGGTCCGCACGCGTGGAAATGCTTGGGTTTGCAAGTGCGGCAGCGCGCCTCGGTATAGCCTCGTGCGGCCTAGATGCTGCCGGGCACGGCCTTATCCTGCCTGACGATATCAAGAACGACCCGTTGATCCCTCTGGTTTTGCGCAACACGAACCTCGAGAACTTGATCCCCGTGCTCGAGCATAACCGTGCTCGTGACCTTAACAATGACGGTGAGCGCGATTCCGGAGGCGACTTCTGGACCGCTGACATCTTCCATACACGAGACATCTTGCGCCAAACGGTGGTCGACCACATGCACTTCGCTCGCATGTTGCGCTCTTGGGACGGTGAGAAGAGATTCCCGGCCGAGCCGGATACCAACGACGCCTTCGTACGCGCTGCAGGTTCGATTGTCGCGGGCTTTGATGCCGATGGTGATGGCCAGCCCGAAATCGCCGGTGACTTTAACGGCGATGGCATCGTAGACCTCGGCGGCGAACAACCCGCGTATATCTGGGGGCAATCGCTTGGCGGAATCGTTGCGCCTATCGCAGCCGGCGCCGATCCTGCGTTCCGTGCCACGGCACCCGTCGCGGGCGGCGGTGGCTTGCTCGATATCGGATACCGCTCATCACAAACAGGGGTACCCGAGGCGGTCATTCTTCCAGTGCTTGGGCCCGGCCTCATCGGTCGGCCACAGCTCCACTGGGACGACGAAGCAGGCTGGACTCCAAGCGGCACCATCGATCTCGAGTGGCTCGTAACGTCCGCAAACCGAGCGCAATACATCCGATTTGCCACCCTGAATGGCATGGAAAACGGTGACCGAGTTATCCTCAGAAACCTGCGCCGCGAGGAGCGGCCGGAACTCGTCGAAGCCAACAAACTTCGCTCGTACACGGTTGTTCGAGATGGGTCGTTCAGGACCTCGATTGCTACTTCAGCGATCAGCGCCACAGAACGCCGATTGCGCCTTGGTTTCGATGTTCATTTGGATGCAACTGACCTCTACAAGAGGCAAGGGGAGCCGGAAGCTGGCCTGCGTGCTGAGTACTTCAGGCGCCGTGACGGCCGCGTCTATCCTGATGAACCCGTGATCGTGTCCGACCTAAATCAGGACTTTTCCGGAGAGCTGCCGGTTGAGGGCGCACGTCCATCAAGCTTTGGCGCGCGATTTGAGGGTATCTTGAGTGGGTCTGGTGAATACGATGTCCGAATCGAAGCCGCGGGCCGCGCTGAGCTCTTCGTGAATGGCGAACGCGTGATCAGAACCTCTGGAGGGCAGGGCTCAGAAGATATCGAGATCGACGAACACGCCCATATTCGTCTGGAGTACTTTTCAGAAGGCGCGCCAGGAGCGCTTAAAGTCTATTGGACACCTGATGGTGGTGCCGAGAGTTTGATTCCGGCAGACGCGTTTTCCACCCATCTTCCGCTCACACCTCAAGAGCTCGAAGAGTTGGAAAAGCGCACCATTACGTCTCTTGGAACAGACGCTCGGTCGTTTGGAGATCCAATCGTGATCGAGGTTTATGGCGCAGATGGACGGCTTAAGCAGACCATCGATACCTTCGAGAGAGATACGATTTTCGAGAACATTCTCTACCCTGCAGGCTCCCCTCTGGCGGCGCTTCGAGACGGGTATGGCATGAAGCGACAAACACCAGATTTCAGGCGGTTTCTTGGCCTCGCACAGCATCTCGTGGACGCAGCTGATCCGGCGGTTTGGGCGCGAACCTTCCATCGCACGCCGCTCAGCTTCCCCTACGAGACCAACCCCGAGTATCAGACCGGCGAAACCAACGCGCTCTACGTGCCGACAGCGGGCGACTCGTCCGTCCCTGTATCCACGGGCTACGCCATGGCACGCGCCGGAGGGGTCTTGAACTATCAGCAAACTGATGCGCGATATGGAAAGACGCCAAACCAGTACTTGATCGATAATTTCGTCTTTGAAGGTGTGCACTGGTTGGATCGTTTCGCCACGCATCCTCGCACTCTTTTTGACCACGACGACTTGGATAATGGGCTCTTCGTGAGTAACCGTTGGGAAGAGCGTGAGTTCAACGTGAATGTTGACGCTGAGAAGCCGCTGAGAGCTACGGTGAACACTTCTAGAGGTGTTAGCGCCCTACGAGTCCCCTACTTGAACGAAGAGGGTGAGCATGGCTTCTACTTGCCCGATCCGAACCGTCCCTTTGATATCGACGCATTCATGGCGAATCAAATCGCGCTCTACTTTGCGTACAAAGGTGAGCAGATTTCAGATGACCCGTGTTTGGCCACCTTCGACCTTTCAGCATGTGATTGGTACAGCGACGCGTGGTCGGCAGACTGAGGCTTAACGGCCTGAGGCCTAACGGCCTTTTGAGATGATTCGGACGCCCACGCGCCCCTCAACGTTGACAAGCTCTCCGCGGCCGAAGACTTGGTCGTTCACGAGGAGTTCCACGGGCTCACCCATCAATCGATCGAGCTCAATGATTGACCCGGCTCCAAGCCGAGCGAGTTCGTCCACATTTAGGCTTACTCGCCCCATCAATACATCGACTTGGACCGCTGAGAGATTTAGTGCAGCGGTCTTTTCGGGGTCACTCATCTCAAACTCCTGAATCGAGATCGGGTCATTCACCTCGGCCACCCAAACCTTCTCATCATCCCTTTCTTCCTCTCTTAGAGTCATAGCCAGATCGCCGCGGTCTAGGCGGAGTCGAAGAGGCCAGGGAAGCTCAAGCGGCAGCTCTTGTTGAAGGAAAAGAATATCACCGACTTCGAGTTGGTGGAACTCCACTTCTTTCAGGGTCTGGCTGCCCAACCACAGCTTGGCGCGGCAGACGAGGTTCGGAAGTTTTCGACCCCATTCCACAGGCTTGCGTCTGAACCGAAACTCGTTCCAAAACAAGGAGTCAGCCAAGATCCTAAAGAGGCCGTCGCCCCACTCCGCGCTCACGATCCAGGTAAAAGTCAGGCTATCAGCACGTTTCCGGACGTGCTCCACCAGGCTTGGATGTGGGGGCGAAGAATCCACTTCAATGGGCCCAAGCCCGAGGTTTTTCAATCCCCGAAGAAGCTTCAATAAGATGTAGAGCGCGCCCGAGAAGTCAGCCACGGTGTTTCTCGCCATCTCAATATTTCGAGTCTCCTCCATCTTGAGCCTGCGCATCAGAGATTGAACCGTCTGCGCTTCGAGAATGATGTAGGCCTTGTTTTGTTTCGGGGTTCGAATCTGCACCACAAATGTCTGAGGCGTAATCTCGGTCTTCTCACTCGGCTCGATTCCTTCAAAGTCCACGCGAAGCCTTCCGAGATTGTCCTCCAATTCCTCGGCGAGGCTTTCCAGATTAGCGCCCATATCGGTGATGTCCACGTTCGCGATCAACTCGTTGACGATTCGCATGAAAGGGCGTTGTACCTGCTCGAGCTCTTCAAATGGAAATGGTCTGACTCTCATTGCGCCACCTCAATCTTGGAGAAGTTGACCCCGTTTTCTTTCGCCTTTGCCTGTAGGTCGGAACGGGAGAGCATGAGGAGCGACTTGAGCTCAGGGTTGTCGGCTCGCATCCTCAACTCGATCCCGTCCTCCTTCTTCCAGAGGCGCACACGAACATTGCCTCGGCCCGGACACTCCACGTCCATCATCAGGACCTTCCGACCTTTGGAATCCTCTCCCATCTGCCCGGACGTCACCATAGTCTCGATCAAGCGCTCCACCACTTCGTGTTTGGCTTGTGGGCTCGCCGCGGCCTCGACCACTGGCGCTTGAATCGACCCGGCACTCATCTGCGGTTGCAGGCCCATCGCAACGGCCTCGTCTGGCGAGAGTTCGGCGGCAAATTCGGACTTCGAGTCCACCTCTTCTTGGAATTGGACCCCCTCTTCGGACTTCGGCAAATCGGTGCCTTCATTGACCTTGGAGAAACCGACCTCAGCGTCCTCCGAGGGGGAGTCTAAACTCTTTTCACTCTTTAACTGGCCTGATTCTTCCTTTAACAGGCCTGATTCTTCATCGGTTTTTCGCGCCTCTCCAAGCTCAAGCTTCGGGTCCTTCTTCGCTTGAAGTTCCTCCTTGCCTGACTTGGACTCGAGGGCTTCCTTAAAGCTCTTCTTGGGTTCGGCCTTAGCCGCTTCCTTTCGAAGACGCTGAACATCCTGAACGTCCTTTCCACTGATTTTTGAGATGGACATCGACTCACCTGGAAAAAAAGGCCTCCTATATATTTTCGGCCACTTTTCTCAGGTGTTGCGAAAAAAGTTCATTTTTTATATCCGCACGCCTTACATTCTCGGTCCGGCAACATCAAAAACACCCCGTAAACTGAGAGGATAAAGCTTGCGCTGAACGTGATCAAAAAGAGCACGACTCCAATCACGACCAGCGA
This Microvenator marinus DNA region includes the following protein-coding sequences:
- a CDS encoding DNA internalization-related competence protein ComEC/Rec2, producing MRWYSMPWVQFCAAWVFSSVVFVRMPPGPDYAWVASALAITALGAACRVEKVRQLAPAFVGILGAMISLNLADQRDVGAAPVRSMLHQKWETCLEGEINGQVRQTAYGYVANLRDQHGEWRLVFRSDETGEIHTHEGPEPGMRVRACGVMQDFLRPSTPWATDYRALMHRRGVVGRGVIKEWVALSDQPGPLDLFARVISARRFDTERRIVNSLESPWAGLVVALTTGNKAWMDDRVMQAYADTGTSHILAISGLHFGVVAGLAWFVFVGLIRRSTILSRRVGAKPLAAAFVCLACLSYVVFVGAPVSAQRASVGVFMLGAASLRIRKICPFHLIGSAALLVLVLEPTASMDIGFQLSFCATFGILLFNHYRPSFLESRRLDTKPTKRLKAFGLFVGISLAASVATLAPLVAHFGFFSWWSIPLNLVVVPLVGSLVFPLMLVGQALSSIWPLGGAWLMGFSVHPLVLGVEPLLAAARMSSWNWVPGALPLGPTLLLTAGAAILLVSRCRWPALLLAAFTFSIGAWVSNQVHRVEHVNIDFLDVGQGDSALIRTPEFTMLIDAGGKLYGRDPGRAQVVPYLRQIGVEHLDVFMITHADLDHRGGAPAVIELMEVKALMIHEAEQDAFTQDLVELTRRYGGEILRLADTWEHRAGALKLVARAPPADLEHKNDRSIVIEAQAYDFRVLLTGDLEFAGESWWVLEHASRFDFLKMPHHGSHTSSSNALLDAVFPRAAMSSAGVNNAFSHPRPQVLLRYWLRGVQDFHTHQSGTLRLVMEPQRLSVLHGGETQSTDHLGKIDTWTDFLKAESTEHGLHEGVAVEQGAGGGHVHAF
- the folB gene encoding dihydroneopterin aldolase — translated: MKVFVQNLKCLAKHGVYEEERIEGRAFEIDLAAWVPDPSERDALSATLDYRQLAQIIMKAMEGPSVHLVETLAEDILRNVFEIDSVSKAEVTIRKRATGVPGEPEFVGVSLAQERNS
- the secA gene encoding preprotein translocase subunit SecA, encoding MLKIVQKIFGSSNDRFLAKVQPDVQYIASLEPELQKLSDEQLRAKTAAFRTKLDNGAKLDDILHEAFAVVREASRRTLLMRHYDVQMIGGMVLHQGKIAEMKTGEGKTLVATSPLYLNALAGKGAHLVTVNDYLAKRDAEWMGTIYRFLGMTVGTVIGDMDESSKKQAYGSDITYGTNNEFGFDYLRDNMKYDLNQYVQRDPFFAIVDEVDSILIDEARTPLIISGSAGLSTELPVKVNQFIPSLKKDEDYLVDEEHRSVSLTDIGVEKIEEKMNIPNLYDPNNVELVHAVVKALQAHTLYKKDDRYIVKEGEVIIVDEFTGRPMPGRRWSDGLHQAVEAKEGLKVQDENQTLATVTFQNYFRMYDKLSGMTGTALTEAEEFHKIYELGVIAVPTNRPIQRIDEEDVVYRSYREKFNAIVEQIVECNKIGQPVLVGTTSVEKSEAISAVLKKRGIDHSILNAKQHGKEAGIVAQAGRFGRVTIATNMAGRGTDILLGGSPEGLAEEEAGAQDVPVEAWGEQKVAYYTEEYKEALAKYEEICGEEREKVLGAGGLMIIGTERHESRRIDNQLRGRAGRQGDVGRSRFFLSLEDDLLRLFGADRIAKIMDTLKMEEGVPIEHPMVTKSLENAQRKVEGRNFDIRKNILEYDDVMDTQRKSIYALRRNVLKGKDDKGRGVREMTLDLFEEIALATLDSYASRALRQDEWDLEGLEVALRDVFGLEMTLDTTIGRDGLERQVWKEIRAIFQEKEDMTAAVAKTLNERAQAQQAEVDAGGDWAGEEVKEVTGREIFEEQVQNQFLRSIDRYWRQHLQQMEQLRDGVGMRGYAQKDPKQEYKKEGYNLFVALLANIKTSVVRFVSQFQIESPASLAPPPAHNVPKKIVLNRQDSETEAAEEARKFRRELPKIGRNDPCPCGSGKKYKNCHMNSEKSEEDEAQAS
- a CDS encoding site-2 protease family protein, which translates into the protein MFYDPSGWKVGSLAGVDISISFGYIFLLMFYIVMNGVRAGILFAAAVTLSLLIHEMGHAVVAKYYKLRPSVLLHGFGGLCFHDVAKSDRDDALIVLAGPIIEIIFGALAFALLAVVPLTGALNQFVYLFGFVSIFWGAINLFLPLWPLDGGKLLNLIMRRFTNDARAQDLSLKVSVTVAIPIGVLALINGQFFITLLIFFIILDNINTLKSGADIVGRRSTPKVSSFAKELLANAEKALEEGDFREAYRTCHQIRSNGDVLSDSMQTRIWEILALTAYQLEEYEEAEGWLKRAPNSSALKEVRLQLESRA